Within the Miscanthus floridulus cultivar M001 chromosome 2, ASM1932011v1, whole genome shotgun sequence genome, the region tgacctcggggcctCCTTGATGACGCACCCGGAGAAGACTAGCAAGGGGTCGGCGGCgtcatccttgacatagaaccattgcgaatgccaccccttgttggaggtggacaGACGCATTAACGGGTACGCATCTACCCGGTTGTTGCGGAGGTGAATACCGGCGCATCCCACCGGCGTGGGTAGCTCCTGCTTCCCGACCTGCCTCTTCAAAAGGTTGACGGTGAAGATATGTCGCCACAAGTCGAAGTGAGgatcaatccccaagaacccctcacataaggtgacgaacgccgcaatgtgctagatctcattgggggtaaggtgctgcagctccaccaggtagtaatccaacagcccccgaaggaacgggtgagcaggtatggcgaatcctcgctcatggaagtgagcgaaggacacaacatacccttcgggcggtaaCTGACTCATCCTCATCACCGGACAGCCTGCCACTCCTCGGCGGTAGTCAGCAGGCGAAGGAAgccacggcgaacgaggccctctaggcgctgagGGGTGATGCTGGATCTGCCCCATAGCTCTATTGAAACGATTGGGAGGGGGGTGGACACGAGTTCAACGGCGGCTGCGATGCGGAGGCGAGCTTGACGGCGACCGCGATGCGAGTACGGAAGGCTCTGGCGTTTGGCGGTGGAGGTTGACGATGCGAAGGCGAAaaggcaaagtacggaaccctgggggcgaaccccgtggttttataggggcgacggatgcgagaagggcaaccgtccacctCGATCTCCGAGCCTACCATGACACACCGCCGCGTCATGCCGTGGGATACGCGCCAGCGATCCCTATCCCTTCCCACCAAAATTGCGCCGGACGGTTCGTCTTCCCGAGCGGATCGAACTCTTTTCCCACTGAGGGGACACGGGTCAGAAGATTTCCCCTCCGGCCTATATGGGCCCAGAAAGCCCAAGGGTCGGCCCAACAGTCTCGATggccatcccaatgagggacTGGACCGCGAGCGACTAAGACACAGGTACACGAGGATTAGTAGGGCCTCGTTCCACGGTCGAGCCCCAGCCAGGCAGACCTTGGACGaaatccccacgaacgggatactAGGGTTCCCTTGAAACTttccagttgacaaaaaccaaatctcacagccttacccacgaagggtccaaaattacccccgggcgattctatccgaatcacccgggggctcgggggctactgtcggggacctaataccagggtacccaatgaggtgggactaatgaccatcgaatgttgacgcttccagtcagacaaagagcgctactacgcttcttgctcgaacgacggaagactggttccgcctcgcccgatgtccgagagcaggctccgcctcgcccgacccccgaggggtgggctccgcctcgcccgacctccaagggcgggctccggctcgcccgaccccggagggccggctcctcctcgcccgacgtccaagggcgggctccgcctcgcccgacccccgagggctagactctgcctcgcccgacgactaagggctggctccgcctcgcccgacaatcGCACCCTACTCCTTCATGAGGACGAGCACAGgatacgacaggacattcgagtcaaccatgatatcgagggccatgccctgtgcgcctacaggaaggtaccgtcaggatacgatgggacggacGCTTTAGGTCCTTTCCGACGTAACAGtgctcgaatagtgttgtaggcgccgacttttgtcccacagtgtagtaggcgccgccttcagtcctcgggcgtggatactaacacaaaCATACGACAGCCATTACGGTCCAAGACagaaatcacatcatctacagtgacgaaCGTATGGTCACTTTCCCTGTTACTCCCCGAGGGGTCACAGCGCGGCTCTCCAgcacgccgcaccgtccgccggcgtaggatgggacgcacccacttgttAAATAAGGCCAGGGCATGACCTACAAAGATCAGCGAACACGCCACCTCTGagtagtgttttcctaaacgataaacggtaaacagtcggtcacctaccgtttagccattattcgggcaaaacgtcccattaaacgggctaaacggccaattaaacggggtaaacgggtgattaaacggaaacgacgcaccactgtgtagcgtttacacggtgtttaaacgggctaaacgaccgtttatgCGAACAGTGCctctgacacggtctgccatgttaagcagggcaggcacagggaaaaaggaagacccgactccctcgaaggaccttggatacctttggtattttcctctttctccgatctgtaacccctgctccccccttggtctataaaagggagggcagcccccccccccccaccaaagGGACGAACTCTGGACGAATAAGTTCAACACAAACGATACttaacacacggctgagcagcgaccaagctctcggcgatcttttcgatcattccatcagagacttgggactcgtccctctcttGACGGTTTGtgccccctactacgaaccattttcggtactaataacacgagcagcattagactggacgtagggacgttcaacccgaaccagtataaatcttatatCCTTTAGTGTACCATCCagacctaacgcgcaacaatcataaatttactggtcggtgtttgttcgaaacactgacACTATGAGACTATCGTTATTGTTCGGTTCCATGACAGAAGTGAACACTACGGCGCCACGTCTAACTTCCACTGGATTCTCTGATTCTTGACATCAAAGAAATGCCTTTTCTTGCCTTGTGTCCTAATACTAATGTTGGGTAGACCATGGATGCGGACGCTCTTGTGCAGAATACGTTGTCATGATGGTATTCGGCATGAGAAAATGAAGGAAGAGAATGGAAGCATCTCCGACGTGCAAAGGCGGATGAAGTGACGTGTGGCGATGCATTCGTGACCATCGCTTTTTGACGCTGAAGCCCGGCTCCGTCCGGCAGCGCGCTGTGCGTCTGCGTCTGCGCCAGCATCAGCATTAACTGGTGGCGAGAGCGACACGGGAGAATAGCGAGCGGCCCAACGAAACCAGGCCTGTTGTCACGTGCAGCTGTTGCCCGCTTGCCCCAAACGACACGGCACCTGGCACGTTCTGTGGGCAGGGCGGCAGAAGGCCACCAGCCACGGCCTCACATAAGCTGGGATCCTGCCTTTTTCAACTAGACAAAATAAATACTGGTAGACACCACAGGTTGTATCGACGTCGACGCCAGCCTCAGCTGGGCAACAAGACGTCCAGGCGGCATAAGCACCACAGAAGCAGACACGATTTTTGTATAGCCGATGCTGTCAAAATATTCCAGTAGAACTTCCAGGTCAAAAAGAAGCGCAGGAGTGCAGGACCACGTAACGTTAGTGTCGCACAACAGATCCTTTTCGATTAGCAAGTACATCAGAACCGTGTTGGATGTGTGATGTTTGGTAATCAGTGAGCGGACACAACGGCCCAGGATACAGGGCAGAATTTCAAACGGAAACTGCGGTGTGGTACAGATCACAGTACTAGGTACCATGTCCCTCGCCTCATCTTTTGTTCAAAGCAGAATGAAATGTGGAAACCAGGGCTCAAATTCAAATGCTGGTGGCAAAGAATGCTACAGGTTGACTAGTTGCCCTTAAAAGGTAATTCTATACGGCAAATCAAGGTAGTCAGAAAAAACTAATGGCCCCAACATAGAACCATACAAGTGTTCACCCCTACAAGAATCACAAaacgaaaaaaaagaaagagagaagaaAATCAGGTGAGGAAGAAAGGGGAACAAAATGAATACATTGGGAAAAGTTTCCTCCCATAATACAGATTGCTGCTTGATGCTTGAACCCCACCACTGCAGCGTGCAGCCCCCACCAAGCCAAAAGCATCAACCAGTTAGAGATAAGTGAGAACACAATCCAGTCCTTCCAGCTGTAGTAGGTATACACTTGAATCATGATGCGGCAAAGCAGCCCACGACAGCCAAAGCGCCATGGGCAAAAATAATAAGAATAGCACACGGAGGGATTCCAGCAAAAAATAATTATCTGCAACCAGGAAACTGCACCTATCTATCAAACCTTTGCTGCAGATCCACATCACTTTTGCATCACAGGAAATAGTCAGGTGTCCTACGAGTTACATCTGGCTCTCCCCTTCTTGGGGCTGGCTCAAACTGCAGAATCACACACCAGAACCCATAAGATGCCACCACAGTAACCATGAAGCAAGATAGCAGAAAAACTGTCAAAGGACAAATCTCAAGGACTGGAGATCAACAGAACATGAAAATATGAGAATATTTTATATAAAGTGTAAAAACAGTAAATCCAGAATTTTGGCCTAGAATTCATAACAAAATACTGAAACCAAAGCTTATATGTACTATATTTGTACTAAGCAAGTATAAGTACCAGTCGAAATAAAGTATATCATTTATACGTGAATAAATTTAGAGTTTGAACTTGATTTCCTGGTACTGTTTTCAGGCGTCCTCTGAACTATCTTCTCAATGCGATTCAATCTCATCAATTCAATAATTTTGTCCCGCTTGAAGTGAGGGTaacattttcttttattttagaCAATTGCTCATGTAATTGGATAAAAAGATCACTTGCAGTTATAAATTATCACAAAGCCTGCTCACACAAACAAGCTGATATAGCCAAGAATATTACCTGGATGAAAGTATGCTCCCTGCAATCATCCACTTCTAGGATTGATGCCATGTTCCCACAGCGGTAGCAATAATTAGGTGCACTAAATATAGTCACGACTTTTTGCTCCTGTTTAACGAATTAAGGTATTTATCAAATAGGGCATGAGGACTCAAAAAGGCTGTATGCTTCCAGAAGAAACACTTACATGAGCCCAATTGAATCCCTCCATAACCAATTGGTGAGCTCTAGCAATTAGCCTTAGGCTATTGGTATGGTTGAACTGCTCTGATATATCCTGGAACAACAATATTTGGTGTCAATACAAACGGTGATACATTGTACTACACCACTAAAATTTGGGTCCGAACAAAATAGTTTATGTACCTGTCCGAAGGTATACCCAGCACCACGTGGAGAAATACCCCAACCACATCGATCGTCTGGATCAGACCACAGAAGATCACACATTGGACCTTCATGAGGAACTTCCTGGACGCGATCAAAGTTGCGGATGTTGTCGAGGGTCTCAATGGATGGCGATAATCCACCATGCAAGCAAAATATTTCTGACTCGACCTATGAAAAGAACAAACAAACTGAATGGAactttcactagatacacatgcaAATCATCCTAAATAAGAGATAATACTCACCAATGCAGTCAAGGGGAAGTAATCAAATAGATCTGTAAAGGTTTTCCAGACATTTGCGTTTCCATACCTACAAAATGATCACAGGACATATCTTGTAAACTTATACATTTCACAAAAAGAGGGTGGTATGGTCAATTTTGTTTGGACATAGGACAAGCATAGAACAATAATAAGTTCCATAAACTACCACACACAATAGACCATGCACAGTAAGAATCATGAAATAGCTTTACATGGTAACTGGAAGAATAGATTTTTGCTTAAAAAGTTCTCCTTGCAATTCATCGATACTGTGGATCATCATCACAATATAGCAATCCTGACAAATGTAGCATTTCTCACAGCATTTGTCACGAGATAAAACTTTGAATAACCTCATACATCTTCAGACATAAGTTGCAGGCATGCAATGTAGGATATGAATGTCTTTAAATACTAGCTGGGCCCAGCAGAAATATTATCCTTAGGTGTGTTCTATTCTAACCAACAATTTTCCAGAATGCACTAGTTTTCAAGGACAAAACATAGTGATTTGACAGTGAAGCAATCATTAAGCCCTTTACTAGTACTTCCAAAGTCCTGCTTAGTGATAtcagaatttaaaaaaaaacagtaTGTACAGTAACCTAAGAGAAGACACTCACTTCCTTAAGCATTCGTCATAGAACCCATAAACTTGAGTAATCTGCAAATAATTTCACTAAAAACTTTAATTTGTACAGCTGATAACAGAGAATGGAGTGATGCAGCAAGAAAACATGAACAATTGTGAAACAAGAAATTGTATACCTGTCGGCTTTCATGGTTTCCTCTGAGAATGGTGATCCTCTGAGGATATCGAACTTTTAAAGCCACCAAAAGCTGTTTGTTTGCAGTGGATGAAATTAGTGCCAAGAATTAGTAAAGTTCTGCAATTTAGAGATTTGAAGTAGGAACAACAAAAGGCAGATATGATCAGCTTTTCAGTAGAGTGCAGACTACACACCTATactgctcatgaccactatgggTAGATGAATATGCTGATGGTGCTAACATAAAGACATGTGAGTTTACACTTACTGTGACAGTTTCGACAGAGTAGTAACCACGGTCAACATAATCTCCCATAAACAGGTAGTTCGTATCTGGACACTGGTAAAAGTGAAAGTTTCAAGATACTGAaattttaacatgtttctttattaaATCGGAGAAGTGACAGAAGCAGATGAACAGAGAATAGTGAGGTACCTTTCCACCAATTCGGAAGAGTtcagcaagatcatgaaattgtCCATGGATATCACCGCATATAGTAACAGGACTCTTTACAGGCTGCAACAACTGGTGACAAAACCAATCGTCCAAAGTCAAATAACATGACCAAATAAGAGCTGCATCTGTGAATCCAGCATCTAAACAGCATAGATTATCTGAAAGCATCCATCTTATCTCCTGGTGTTCAAATGTTGGTTAAAGCTATACAGTTCAGAAGGTTCAAAAGGTGTTTCTTTCCCACCACTATGACATTTTTTATAAAAAGCTTTAAAAAGGTGGGTTCAGGAATCTTTCATCAGGAATGAAGACGCAATATAAGGTGTCATAACATCAGGAATTAAGACGTGGTATAAGGTTGTCACAAATTTATGCATTTAGTTAGCAAAACACAAATTTAGATTGTGCAAGGTGGCATAGAGTGTGAGCTGGGAACTTAAACCATTTTTTTATTGCTAATTGGGCCGGGTCAAAGCTTAAGCTAGATATGAAGAAAAGTTAAGCTGTCCCAAGCAAGATAATATATCAATTGGTCACACAATGAAATTGCTGATAACTTAAGCCAAAGCAATCAAAACAGCGAACCTGAACATTGCTTTCCTCCATGAGAATCTCCTTTGCCTTCTCACACAGAGCTCTGACCTGAAACATAAATTGCACTGGATCAGAACCTCCCATCCCAGCAGAGCAAATCAATTGTGGATATTAATTCTACAGATCCATTAATCACAAGGTGGGATGTTTACATCTTGAAGCAGTTCTAGGCCCCCTAGCATTATCATTTTAGCATAAAATCGAGGGAGAAAACGTTATGTGGCCACCAAAGATCGTGGTGAAATGAGAAGACATTAATTGTTTTCAGTTGAAGCAGAGAAATTAATTCAACATCAGAAACGCCAGAGGGCGGCTaaaaaaactttttttttcttcagcTTCAAAAAAAAAGTAGCGTCCCGCTCAGCTCACAACCACATCCCCAGCTCGCAACCGCCCAGGCCCAGCGCCCGCCAGAGCAAATCAAACGCCCCCGCCAGCCATTTCCGCGCCAACCAGCATCGGAACGCGTCCGGAGACCCGATCTCCCCCGGGACCCGTCCCCCGGCCCCGCAATTCCGCCAGATCTGGTGAAAAAGCACCTCGAACTGAGAGGAGAGCGACGGAGAAGGCGTTACCTCGGGCTCAGCGAGCGGCTTGCACTGCATGAGCCGCTCGATCTGGTCGTCGAGGCCGCCATGGGGGCTGCTCATCTTGCCGCGGATGGAACCCTAGATCTGGGCGGGCGCGCGCGCTCGTGAGAGGGGGGCAGGCGGAGGAGGGAGGAGAGAACGAGAGGTGGGGAGGAGGGAGGGGGGCAAAAGGTCTGGAAAGTTGCAAGGGACCGGTGGTTATATAATTGCGAGTTTGGAGGCTAGCTCTCAGGAGGGAGCAAGCGGACGGTCAGGACGGAATGCTCGCCGTGCTGCTGAACTGGTCGTAGTTGGAAGAAGAATGGCCAATTACACGTCTCAGCTTGAAAAGAAAAAACTAATCACACGTCAGTTTTGTAATAAAAAAACACTAAaataatgtttatttattttatggTCTGATCAGTTTAGCTGTAAGATTTGAAAAGGTTGTTGATCGTGGAAAAGCTAAAGTGGGTTATATggtgcaaaaaaaaaattatatgttaTTTGTTTAAAAGGCTATGTGGCGTATCTCTCTTTATTTAAATTTAAATTAAAACAATGGATAAATGTCTCTCTGGGTCTTATTGGTTAGGTGCATAACTCTTTATCCAGGCTCCCATAATACAAGTTATTCATGTTTGGTTATTTGCACAACACCTTACAATCTCCATCTATGCAGAATTTAGCTTGCACCCGCTCTGCAGCTCTTGAGCCCACTGTGCAAAGGTCTTTGCGACCGTTGTGCAAAGCTCCTGCACCCGCCCCCATGCCCACCGCCCCCGCGCGTGCATCTCGGCGAGGCAGCACGGGCAGGTGTCTCTCGGCTGACGGTGCACGTCGTGATGTATGTCGTCGCTGGGAGCAGCACTAGCACGAAGTGCATTGTTGATGCTAGGTTGGGAGCGGTCCGACGCTGGGAGAAGCACTAGCGCTAGGCGTTGTGCCCATCAAGAAGTAGAGGTGCCGAGAGGAGCAGGAATAGGGAGCGGAGGGGACGCGCTTAGGGTGTTCGATGAAATGTTTGGTCGGTTTATCTCACTTGGTACAAACAACCAACCACAGACTTGATACCTAATGCAACAAACCAAACAAAGGCACTTGCAATGCAACAGGATAATATGGCCCAACTAAACAACACCAAATTGCATTTACTTATGCAGGCATAGCATATCCTGCACAACCCTTTATGCAGTGCAACTCTTGTGCGAGTAACCAATCAGACTCTCTACTTTCACTCATTTGGAAAAGCTAAAAAACTAAAAGGTGAAAGCAGGGTTTAAGGTGTTCCAAAAATTATACTATGCgtaaatggctccttttgaaagGAAGCTTCTAGTTCTCTGTTTGGATTGTGTTATATTTTTTAGCAGCATAAGCAATTTACACAAGTTAGATCAAACCCAACCTTACTAGGGAAGCAACTACACCACCCTCTCTGACTTACATATGGATCTCAACACCTTTGTAACCTCTGCCTCCCATCTATGTAATGTGAGTCAGGGGCCTCCTACTTAGTTATGATCtcgacacactcacacacacatttTCACCTCTGTATTGTAACTCTTGTTGCAAACTTTGAGCCTTTATGCTCGGTAAACACAATTGAACCGCCACTAGGTGTGGGGTTCGTTGTCCTGGACCAGTTTAAAACCCCTGAGTCGTCGAAAGCTAAGCCATACGTACTAGTGTGTGACGCAAATCTAGTTGGTAGATGAAACACTAACATTCTTCCTCAGTGTTTCTTTGGTCCCGCCTTCGCATGCTTAATTTATCCAACTCCCGTGCTATGCTGAATTTGTTGTTGCTCTATCACCCATGCACCCCCAATTTCTTATCGATGAAAATGTGTAAATATATCCAAGTGGGTAATGAATTGGGCCAATCCAATCCAGTCTCATCATGTCCCATTTTTCTACCTTTTATCTCTGA harbors:
- the LOC136516037 gene encoding serine/threonine-protein phosphatase PP2A-2 catalytic subunit encodes the protein MSSPHGGLDDQIERLMQCKPLAEPEVRALCEKAKEILMEESNVQPVKSPVTICGDIHGQFHDLAELFRIGGKCPDTNYLFMGDYVDRGYYSVETVTLLVALKVRYPQRITILRGNHESRQITQVYGFYDECLRKYGNANVWKTFTDLFDYFPLTALVESEIFCLHGGLSPSIETLDNIRNFDRVQEVPHEGPMCDLLWSDPDDRCGWGISPRGAGYTFGQDISEQFNHTNSLRLIARAHQLVMEGFNWAHEQKVVTIFSAPNYCYRCGNMASILEVDDCREHTFIQFEPAPRRGEPDVTRRTPDYFL